A window of the Azospirillum formosense genome harbors these coding sequences:
- a CDS encoding DUF1285 domain-containing protein: MTAQTMTAQTMTTEGRNGHRGKSANPDLCDEYGEIALRGQFPLCPSGPKKTRRLAMKVGNDGANDKRPNETRPGRATAGGNVESPHPSLPLTAREQRFDIRIARDGTWFHEGDPIRRIELVKLFATVLRRDEAGDFWLVTPVERGRIVVEDTPFVAVEMAASGNGDEQTLSFRTNLDEWVECGPDHPIRVVHNPENGEPTPYILIRNGLEARILRSVYYEMVDRADTRGHDGEAEVGVWSKKVFFVLGRLPGG; the protein is encoded by the coding sequence CACTGAAGGTCGAAACGGCCATCGTGGCAAATCCGCCAATCCGGACCTATGTGACGAGTATGGCGAAATTGCGTTGCGCGGCCAGTTCCCTCTGTGCCCCTCAGGCCCGAAAAAGACGAGAAGGCTAGCGATGAAGGTCGGCAATGACGGGGCGAATGACAAGCGCCCAAATGAAACGCGCCCGGGTAGGGCGACAGCTGGGGGAAACGTCGAAAGCCCGCACCCCTCGCTTCCCCTGACCGCAAGGGAGCAGCGGTTCGACATCCGCATCGCCCGCGACGGCACTTGGTTCCACGAGGGCGACCCGATCCGGCGGATCGAGCTGGTCAAGCTGTTCGCCACCGTCCTGCGGCGGGACGAGGCGGGCGACTTCTGGCTGGTCACGCCGGTCGAGCGCGGGCGGATCGTGGTCGAGGACACGCCGTTCGTCGCCGTGGAAATGGCCGCAAGCGGAAACGGAGACGAACAGACCCTGTCTTTCCGTACAAATTTAGACGAATGGGTCGAATGCGGGCCGGATCATCCGATCAGGGTCGTCCACAATCCTGAAAATGGCGAACCGACGCCCTATATCCTCATAAGAAACGGGCTCGAAGCGCGAATTCTCCGGTCGGTCTACTACGAAATGGTGGACCGGGCCGACACGCGCGGCCATGATGGTGAGGCTGAGGTGGGGGTATGGAGCAAGAAGGTCTTCTTCGTGCTGGGCAGGCTGCCTGGCGGGTGA